One genomic region from Pseudanabaena sp. BC1403 encodes:
- a CDS encoding ATP-binding protein translates to MVSIDSRSFPSKLLEQKTTERLAYFQSITVPHQKLRMALANLLLNIEAPVDLSVFFVVGPAGVGKTTLRRRTEKLLLESALPTMLNVPNQLQVAAIEAVPAEKGVFSYKDYYLRALDALSPFQSQTDYIDVQAKSASYYYPGFQGKHPETLRRILEQSMKRHRLKAFMIDEAQHLVMVAGGKQMLHQMDWLKSIANLTETIHVLFGTYDLLNCCTLSGQVSRRSADIHLARYFSEQSEDVEEFRRVIQTFQEHLPLLEEPNLMQHQDYLLDYSIGCVGILNAWLTKALRMALAEGAKTILLNHLQQNEYSLARRKQIQQEAESGEKRWQKQTSPERAIKSELVDISNQHRSSASPRPGQRQAKRDPIGVTSHES, encoded by the coding sequence ATGGTAAGCATTGATTCCCGTTCCTTCCCCTCAAAGCTTCTGGAGCAGAAAACTACTGAGCGATTGGCATACTTCCAGAGCATTACCGTTCCCCATCAAAAGCTGCGGATGGCTCTAGCAAACTTGCTGCTCAATATTGAAGCACCAGTTGATCTGTCTGTTTTCTTTGTTGTCGGTCCAGCGGGAGTCGGGAAAACGACTTTACGACGACGGACTGAAAAACTACTCTTGGAAAGTGCTCTTCCCACAATGCTCAACGTTCCTAATCAGCTTCAGGTTGCTGCCATTGAGGCGGTTCCAGCAGAGAAGGGAGTATTCAGCTACAAAGATTACTACCTGAGGGCTTTAGATGCCCTGAGCCCATTTCAATCTCAGACCGATTATATTGACGTTCAAGCTAAGAGTGCATCCTACTATTACCCAGGGTTTCAGGGGAAGCACCCAGAGACCCTTCGCCGAATTTTGGAGCAATCTATGAAGCGCCATCGGCTCAAAGCCTTCATGATAGACGAGGCTCAGCACCTGGTCATGGTTGCAGGAGGTAAACAGATGTTGCATCAAATGGACTGGCTCAAATCAATTGCCAACCTGACTGAAACCATTCACGTTTTGTTTGGAACCTACGATTTGTTGAATTGCTGCACATTAAGTGGGCAAGTGAGTCGGCGAAGCGCTGATATTCACCTAGCGCGTTACTTTTCTGAACAATCTGAAGATGTAGAGGAGTTCAGACGGGTGATTCAGACGTTTCAGGAACATTTACCGCTGTTAGAAGAACCGAACTTGATGCAGCACCAGGACTATTTGTTGGACTATTCCATCGGTTGCGTTGGCATTTTGAACGCTTGGTTAACCAAAGCGTTGCGGATGGCATTAGCAGAGGGAGCAAAAACAATACTCCTAAACCATTTACAGCAAAATGAATATTCTTTAGCGAGGCGAAAACAAATTCAGCAGGAAGCAGAATCTGGTGAGAAGCGCTGGCAGAAACAAACGTCTCCTGAGAGAGCTATCAAGAGTGAATTGGTCGATATTTCCAATCAGCATCGGTCTTCTGCGTCTCCTCGCCCAGGACAGCGACAAGCCAAGCGAGATCCAATAGGAGTAACCTCCCATGAAAGTTAA
- a CDS encoding DDE-type integrase/transposase/recombinase has protein sequence MLRNQQFKEWCNQLGLSPKTCEIVQQIRVSEPIRRVGGGGNNVCGRYPSQKMGRTIQFESHKVELPAIEEYESSIDVLEYYDQPLKLTLSYESKSGRRIVCSHVPDFFVMRQSSSGFEEWKSEARLKVLAQSQPHRYCQSASGDWYSPPADKSVEALGVYYRLRTDREINWTLHRNRQFLRSYLNQGYIVAEEIITALQVAVANTPGITLTELIQVARDGSVDDIHTLIATRQLYVDLEHELLAEPDHVHLFQDSHIAEAYAVVKPCHSTTTTRNLQILNIAVGKDLSWDGKILTILQRGTTQIVLRGESGLIQLNYDEFSRLVHQGSITGLTSLESSTKDTVCWEQIRQASPRDLEIANKHYRIIEPYLQGQSSSGSSVPERTIRYWKAKFRTAQETYGWGYIGLLPHQSAKGNRKSRLPPESWEFIDHIIERYYETLKQQGKLAVYGILLREWEKTELAHPCPCYRTFCLRIQQRAGYEQTRRRQGKRAAYPQTEVYHELKLTTPRHGDRPFEICHIDHTELDIELVCIRTGRSLGRPWATVLMDAFSRRILAIYLSFDSPSYRSCMMVLRLCVQRFGQFPETLVVDNGAEFGSIYFETLLAAFECTKKQRPPASPRFGSLIERLFGTTNTEFFYNLRGNTQASKLVRQITKSNDPKRLAVWTLAELYEQFCCYGYEVYDQKEHPALGQSPREAFLGGIAQSGNRSQRHIVYDENFRIFTLPSTPKGKAKVQLGEGVTINCLRYWSVDDSFRQPSVEGSQVPVRYDPFDMGIAYAYVNGQWVRCISEHYASLQGRSEKEVRYASLELRRQKQQYAKHVSLRTKEIAVYLESTEAQETLQLQRLHDLAVSDIYKALPHDDGSSHRIAPPPTCTPLVTAHQLENIDSPKESHAIQSYKEKELW, from the coding sequence ATGTTAAGGAACCAGCAATTCAAAGAATGGTGCAATCAGTTGGGACTCTCACCCAAAACTTGCGAGATTGTTCAGCAGATTCGAGTCTCAGAACCAATCCGTCGAGTAGGGGGGGGAGGCAATAACGTGTGTGGTCGTTACCCCAGCCAGAAGATGGGTAGAACTATTCAGTTTGAATCTCACAAAGTTGAATTGCCAGCTATTGAGGAATATGAGTCAAGTATCGACGTGTTGGAATATTATGACCAACCCCTGAAACTCACTTTGTCGTATGAATCAAAAAGTGGTCGGCGGATTGTCTGTTCGCACGTGCCTGATTTCTTTGTCATGAGACAATCGTCATCTGGATTTGAAGAGTGGAAATCAGAAGCCCGACTCAAGGTATTGGCGCAAAGCCAACCCCATCGTTACTGCCAGAGTGCAAGTGGAGATTGGTACAGCCCCCCAGCAGACAAAAGTGTTGAGGCCTTAGGAGTTTACTATCGGTTACGAACTGACCGTGAGATCAATTGGACTCTTCATCGGAATCGCCAGTTTTTGAGAAGCTATTTGAACCAGGGCTATATTGTGGCTGAGGAAATCATTACAGCCCTTCAGGTAGCAGTCGCTAATACCCCAGGAATAACCCTTACCGAATTAATTCAAGTGGCTAGGGACGGCAGTGTGGATGATATCCACACGTTGATTGCAACCCGTCAACTGTATGTAGATCTGGAACATGAGCTACTAGCAGAACCAGACCATGTACATTTATTTCAAGACTCACATATTGCAGAAGCTTATGCTGTGGTCAAGCCATGCCATAGCACAACAACAACCCGCAATCTTCAGATTTTAAATATCGCGGTGGGCAAGGATTTGAGTTGGGATGGCAAGATCTTGACGATCTTACAAAGGGGGACAACTCAGATTGTACTACGAGGTGAGAGTGGGCTAATCCAGTTGAATTACGACGAATTCAGCCGTCTGGTGCACCAAGGAAGTATCACTGGTTTGACATCCCTTGAATCATCTACCAAGGACACAGTTTGCTGGGAACAGATCCGTCAAGCAAGTCCTAGGGATTTGGAGATTGCCAACAAGCATTACAGAATAATAGAGCCTTACTTACAGGGTCAATCTAGCAGTGGTAGTAGTGTTCCTGAACGCACCATTCGTTATTGGAAAGCAAAGTTTCGTACCGCTCAAGAAACCTATGGCTGGGGGTATATCGGATTGCTACCTCACCAATCAGCCAAAGGTAATCGCAAATCTCGCTTGCCGCCTGAGAGTTGGGAATTTATTGACCATATCATTGAGCGGTACTATGAGACGCTGAAGCAGCAGGGGAAACTAGCAGTCTACGGCATTCTTCTTAGAGAATGGGAGAAGACCGAATTGGCTCATCCATGCCCCTGTTACAGAACTTTCTGTCTTCGGATTCAACAACGGGCAGGATATGAGCAAACGCGACGACGACAAGGCAAACGTGCGGCTTATCCCCAGACAGAGGTTTACCATGAGCTAAAGTTGACAACACCTCGTCATGGCGATCGTCCATTTGAAATTTGCCACATTGACCATACTGAATTAGATATTGAGTTGGTCTGCATTCGGACTGGACGATCCCTTGGCAGACCTTGGGCAACAGTGCTGATGGATGCATTTTCTCGGAGGATTTTGGCAATTTACTTGAGCTTTGATAGCCCCTCCTATCGTTCCTGCATGATGGTATTGCGCCTTTGTGTTCAACGATTTGGGCAATTTCCCGAAACCCTTGTAGTTGATAACGGAGCTGAGTTTGGCAGCATTTACTTTGAAACCCTCCTAGCTGCGTTTGAATGCACCAAAAAGCAACGTCCTCCAGCCAGTCCACGATTTGGCTCATTAATTGAACGCTTGTTTGGGACGACTAACACTGAGTTTTTCTATAACCTTAGGGGAAATACGCAGGCGAGCAAACTTGTCCGACAGATAACTAAGTCGAACGATCCAAAGCGTCTGGCAGTCTGGACATTAGCGGAGCTATACGAACAGTTCTGCTGTTATGGCTACGAAGTTTACGACCAAAAGGAACATCCAGCGTTGGGACAGAGCCCACGAGAAGCATTTTTAGGTGGAATAGCTCAAAGTGGTAACCGCAGTCAACGACACATTGTCTATGATGAGAATTTTCGGATTTTTACGTTGCCTTCAACGCCCAAGGGGAAAGCCAAAGTGCAACTGGGTGAGGGGGTTACCATTAACTGTTTGCGCTACTGGTCAGTTGATGACTCATTCCGCCAACCCAGTGTTGAGGGAAGCCAAGTACCCGTGAGGTATGACCCATTTGATATGGGCATAGCTTATGCCTATGTAAATGGCCAATGGGTGAGGTGTATTTCTGAGCATTATGCTTCTTTGCAGGGACGTTCAGAGAAAGAAGTGCGCTACGCTAGCCTAGAACTTCGGCGGCAAAAGCAACAGTACGCCAAGCATGTCAGTTTGCGGACAAAAGAAATTGCAGTGTATCTAGAATCCACCGAGGCTCAGGAGACATTGCAACTGCAAAGATTACACGATCTGGCAGTCTCAGATATCTATAAAGCTCTACCTCATGATGATGGTTCAAGCCATCGAATTGCGCCACCACCAACTTGTACTCCCCTAGTCACTGCCCATCAACTAGAAAACATCGACTCACCAAAAGAATCTCATGCAATTCAGTCATATAAGGAGAAGGAGTTATGGTAA
- a CDS encoding TniQ family protein: MKVNSYSIDTFWNLEKPLIPRRSQLFPLQPIGISTLHVESLTGYIARLAQYHGLTTKELLLCEVFPLMYYRGFQINSQTIERLFGSCGSLTQENEIRGELAQRLVQALKDLTGRQDLCQLSLLRWASEIFAFSLLQPYQSWCPICYQDWRNNDLIIYTPLLWLLVDNDVCLRHPHQKLLAKCPNCQLRFLALTEQSCPGYCSNCHQWLGHAQSEIICENACNEWQAIFDDSVDHGLHWQYWWLDDIEQLVANTPSSFLPPKHIPSIDPNQFPLVVHQVNFARFYGWV, from the coding sequence ATGAAAGTTAACAGCTACTCTATCGATACCTTTTGGAATCTAGAAAAACCTCTGATACCGAGGCGAAGTCAGCTATTTCCTCTCCAACCAATTGGTATTAGCACGCTCCATGTAGAAAGTTTGACTGGATATATTGCACGTTTGGCTCAGTACCATGGTCTAACAACTAAGGAGTTACTGCTGTGCGAAGTGTTTCCTCTGATGTACTACAGGGGGTTCCAGATTAATAGTCAGACGATTGAGCGATTATTTGGTAGTTGTGGATCGTTAACTCAGGAGAACGAAATTCGGGGTGAATTAGCCCAGAGATTGGTGCAGGCTCTTAAAGACTTGACAGGACGACAGGATTTATGTCAGTTGAGTCTTTTGAGATGGGCTAGCGAAATATTTGCTTTTAGTCTGTTACAGCCCTACCAATCTTGGTGTCCAATCTGTTACCAAGATTGGCGCAATAACGATCTCATAATCTATACTCCCCTACTTTGGTTGCTGGTTGATAATGATGTTTGCCTGCGACATCCACACCAGAAGTTACTGGCGAAATGTCCTAATTGCCAACTGCGATTTCTAGCGTTGACTGAGCAATCGTGTCCGGGATACTGCTCAAACTGTCATCAATGGTTAGGTCATGCACAGTCAGAGATCATCTGTGAGAATGCCTGTAATGAATGGCAAGCAATTTTTGACGATAGCGTTGATCATGGATTGCATTGGCAATATTGGTGGCTTGACGATATTGAGCAACTTGTGGCTAACACCCCATCTTCATTTTTGCCACCAAAACATATTCCCAGTATAGATCCCAATCAATTTCCCCTAGTAGTCCACCAAGTCAACTTTGCTAGGTTCTATGGATGGGTATAA